A single Eubalaena glacialis isolate mEubGla1 chromosome 18, mEubGla1.1.hap2.+ XY, whole genome shotgun sequence DNA region contains:
- the MBOAT7 gene encoding lysophospholipid acyltransferase 7 isoform X1 gives MSPEEWTYLLVLLISIPIGFLFKKAGPGLKRWGAAAVGLGLTLFTCGPHTLHSLVTILGTWALIQAQPCSCHALALAWTFSYLLFFRALSLLGLPTPTPFTNAVQLLLTLKLVSLASEVQDLHVAQRKEMASGFSKGPSLGLLPDVPSLMETLSYSYCYVGIMTGPFFRYRTYLDWLGQPFPGAVPSLRPLLRRAWPAPLFGLLFLLSSHLFPLEAVREDAFYARPLPARLFYMIPVFFAFRMRFYVAWIAAECGCIAAGFGAYPVAAKARAGGGPTLQCPPPSSPEKAASTEYDYETIRNIDCYGTDFCVRVRDGMRYWNMTVQWWLAQYIYKSAPARSYVFRSAWTMLLSAYWHGLHPGYYLSFLTIPLCLAAEGRLELAFRGRLSPGGQKAWDWVHWFLKMRAYDYMCMGFVLLSLGETLRYWASIYFCIHILALVALGLGLALGGGSPSRRKTASPATSLASGKLREE, from the exons ATGTCGCCCGAAGAATGGACATATCTACTGGTTCTTCTTATCTCTATCCCCATCGGCTTCCTCTTTAAGAAAGCTG GACCTGGGCTGAAGAGATGGGGGGCAGCAGCTGTGGGCCTAGGGCTCACCTTGTTCACCTGTGGCCCCCACACTTTGCATTCTCTGGTCACCATCCTTGGGACCTGGGCGCTCATTCAGGCCCAGCCCTG CTCCTGCCACGCCCTGGCCCTAGCCTGGACCTTCTCATATCTGCTCTTCTTCCGCGCGCTCAGCCTGCTGGGCCTGCCCACTCCCACACCCTTCACCAATGCCGTCCAGCTGCTGCTGACACTGAAG CTGGTGAGTCTGGCCAGTGAAGTACAGGACCTGCACGTGGCCCAGAGGAAGGAGATGGCCTCAGGCTTCAGCAAGGGGCCCAGCCTGGGGCTGCTGCCTGACGTTCCCTCTCTGATGGAGACGCTCAGCTACAGCTACTGCTACGTGGGAATCATGACAG GCCCGTTCTTCCGCTACCGCACGTACCTGGACTGGCTAGGGCAGCCCTTCCCCGGGGCCGTGCCCAGCCTGCGGCCCCTGCTGCGCCGAGCCTGGCCGGCGCCGCTCTTCGGCCTGCTCTTCCTGCTCTCCTCCCACCTGTTCCCGCTGGAGGCCGTGCGTGAGGACGCCTTCTACGCCCGCCCGCTGCCCGCCCGCCTCTTCTACATGATCCCCGTCTTCTTCGCCTTCCGCATGCGCTTCTACGTGGCCTGGATTGCCGCCGAGTGCGGCTGCATTGCCGCCGGCTTCGGGGCCTACCCCGTGGCCGCCAAAGCCCGGGCCGGGGGCGGCCCCACCCTCCAATGCCCACCCCCCAGCAG tccgGAGAAAGCGGCTTCCACGGAGTACGACTATGAGACCATCCGCAACATCGATTGCTATGGCACAGACTTCTGCGTGCGCGTGCGGGATGGCATGCGGTACTGGAACATGACGGTGCAGTGGTGGCTGGCGCAGTACATCTACAAGAGCGCGCCCGCGCGCTCCTACGTCTTCAG GAGCGCCTGGACCATGTTACTGAGCGCCTACTGGCACGGCCTGCACCCTGGCTACTACCTCAGCTTCCTGACCATCCCGCTGTGCCTGGCAGCTGAGGGCCGGTTGGAGTTGGCCTTTCGGGGGCGGCTCAGCCCCGGGGGCCAGAAGGCCTGGGACTGGGTACACTGGTTCCTGAAGATGCGGGCCTATGACTACATGTGCATGGGCTTTGTGCTGCTTTCGCTGGGCGAAACCCTCCGGTACTGGGCCTCCATCTACTTCTGCATCCACATCCTGGCCCTGGTGGCCCTCGGGCTGGGGCTGGCTCTAGGTGGGGGCAGCCCCAGCCGGCGGAAGACCGCGTCCCCCGCCACCAGCCTTGCCTCAGGAAAGCTTCGGGAGGAGTAA
- the MBOAT7 gene encoding lysophospholipid acyltransferase 7 isoform X2, protein MGGSSCGPRAHLVHLWPPHFAFSGHHPWDLGAHSGPALLVSLASEVQDLHVAQRKEMASGFSKGPSLGLLPDVPSLMETLSYSYCYVGIMTGPFFRYRTYLDWLGQPFPGAVPSLRPLLRRAWPAPLFGLLFLLSSHLFPLEAVREDAFYARPLPARLFYMIPVFFAFRMRFYVAWIAAECGCIAAGFGAYPVAAKARAGGGPTLQCPPPSSPEKAASTEYDYETIRNIDCYGTDFCVRVRDGMRYWNMTVQWWLAQYIYKSAPARSYVFRSAWTMLLSAYWHGLHPGYYLSFLTIPLCLAAEGRLELAFRGRLSPGGQKAWDWVHWFLKMRAYDYMCMGFVLLSLGETLRYWASIYFCIHILALVALGLGLALGGGSPSRRKTASPATSLASGKLREE, encoded by the exons ATGGGGGGCAGCAGCTGTGGGCCTAGGGCTCACCTTGTTCACCTGTGGCCCCCACACTTTGCATTCTCTGGTCACCATCCTTGGGACCTGGGCGCTCATTCAGGCCCAGCCCTG CTGGTGAGTCTGGCCAGTGAAGTACAGGACCTGCACGTGGCCCAGAGGAAGGAGATGGCCTCAGGCTTCAGCAAGGGGCCCAGCCTGGGGCTGCTGCCTGACGTTCCCTCTCTGATGGAGACGCTCAGCTACAGCTACTGCTACGTGGGAATCATGACAG GCCCGTTCTTCCGCTACCGCACGTACCTGGACTGGCTAGGGCAGCCCTTCCCCGGGGCCGTGCCCAGCCTGCGGCCCCTGCTGCGCCGAGCCTGGCCGGCGCCGCTCTTCGGCCTGCTCTTCCTGCTCTCCTCCCACCTGTTCCCGCTGGAGGCCGTGCGTGAGGACGCCTTCTACGCCCGCCCGCTGCCCGCCCGCCTCTTCTACATGATCCCCGTCTTCTTCGCCTTCCGCATGCGCTTCTACGTGGCCTGGATTGCCGCCGAGTGCGGCTGCATTGCCGCCGGCTTCGGGGCCTACCCCGTGGCCGCCAAAGCCCGGGCCGGGGGCGGCCCCACCCTCCAATGCCCACCCCCCAGCAG tccgGAGAAAGCGGCTTCCACGGAGTACGACTATGAGACCATCCGCAACATCGATTGCTATGGCACAGACTTCTGCGTGCGCGTGCGGGATGGCATGCGGTACTGGAACATGACGGTGCAGTGGTGGCTGGCGCAGTACATCTACAAGAGCGCGCCCGCGCGCTCCTACGTCTTCAG GAGCGCCTGGACCATGTTACTGAGCGCCTACTGGCACGGCCTGCACCCTGGCTACTACCTCAGCTTCCTGACCATCCCGCTGTGCCTGGCAGCTGAGGGCCGGTTGGAGTTGGCCTTTCGGGGGCGGCTCAGCCCCGGGGGCCAGAAGGCCTGGGACTGGGTACACTGGTTCCTGAAGATGCGGGCCTATGACTACATGTGCATGGGCTTTGTGCTGCTTTCGCTGGGCGAAACCCTCCGGTACTGGGCCTCCATCTACTTCTGCATCCACATCCTGGCCCTGGTGGCCCTCGGGCTGGGGCTGGCTCTAGGTGGGGGCAGCCCCAGCCGGCGGAAGACCGCGTCCCCCGCCACCAGCCTTGCCTCAGGAAAGCTTCGGGAGGAGTAA
- the TSEN34 gene encoding tRNA-splicing endonuclease subunit Sen34 isoform X2 yields the protein MWRGHSVGSLRRRMLVVEVANGRSLVWGAEAVQALRERLGVGGRTVGALPRGPRQNSRLGLPLLLMPEEARLLAEIGAVTLVSAPRPDPRQHSLALASFKRQQEQGFQEQSALAAEARETRRQELLEKIAEGQAAKKQKLEQKSGTSGSQEAGGNQAAEENEASAGQAAGEHEEAGSSSPQPGPSNGVAPLPRSALLIQLATARPRPIKARPLDWRVQSKDWPHAGRPAHELRYSIYRDLWERGFFLSAAGKFGGDFLVYPGDPLRFHAHYIAQCWAPGDPIPLQDLVSAGRLGTSVRKTLLLCSPQPDGKVVYTSLQWASLQ from the exons ATGTGGAGGGGCCACAGCGTCGGTTCCCTTCGGAG GAGGATGCTGGTGGTGGAGGTGGCGAACGGCCGCTCCCTGGTGTGGGGGGCCGAGGCGGTGCAGGCGCTGCGGGAGCGCCTGGGAGTAGGGGGCCGCACGGTGGGCGCCCTGCCCCGCGGACCCCGCCAGAACTCGCGCCTGGGCCTCCCGCTGCTGCTGATGCCCGAAGAAGCGCGGCTGCTGGCCGAGATCGGCGCGGTGACCCTAGTCAGCGCCCCGCGCCCGGATCCCCGCCAACACAGCCTG GCATTGGCATCCTTCAAGCGCCAGCAAGAGCAGGGCTTCCAGGAGCAAAGTGCTCTGGCAGCTGAGGCCCGTGAGACCCGTCGTCAGGAGCTCCTAGAGAAGATTGCAGAGGGCCAGGCTGCGAAGAAGCAGAAGCTGGAACAGAAATCAGGGACCAGCGGGAGCCAGGAGGCCGGTGGGAACCAAGCTGCAGAAGAGAACGAGGCCAGTGCTGGCCAGGCTGCTGGAGAGCATGAGGAAGCAG gctcctcctctccccagccaGGACCTTCAAATGGGGTGGCTCCTTTGCCCAGGTCTGCTCTGCTCATCCAGCTGGCCACTGCTAGGCCTCGGCCCATCAAGGCTAGGCCCCTGGACTGGCGTGTCCAGTCCAAAGACTGGCCCCACGCTGGCCGTCCTGCCCACGAGCTTCGCTACAGCATCTACAGAGACCTGTGGGAGCGAGGCTTCTTCCTCAGTGCGGCTGGCAAGTTCGGGGGCGACTTCCTGGTCTATCCCG GCGACCCGCTCCGTTTCCACGCTCACTACATCGCTCAGTGCTGGGCTCCCGGGGACCCCATCCCACTCCAGGACCTGGTTTCTGCTGGCCGCCTCGGCACCAGTGTCAGAAAGACACTGCTGCTTTGCTCTCCGCAGCCTGATGGTAAGGTGGTCTACACATCCCTGCAGTGGGCCAGCCTGCAGTGA
- the TSEN34 gene encoding tRNA-splicing endonuclease subunit Sen34 isoform X1, whose product MWRGHSVGSLRRRMLVVEVANGRSLVWGAEAVQALRERLGVGGRTVGALPRGPRQNSRLGLPLLLMPEEARLLAEIGAVTLVSAPRPDPRQHSLALASFKRQQEQGFQEQSALAAEARETRRQELLEKIAEGQAAKKQKLEQKSGTSGSQEAGGNQAAEENEASAGQAAGEHEEAGEGSSSPQPGPSNGVAPLPRSALLIQLATARPRPIKARPLDWRVQSKDWPHAGRPAHELRYSIYRDLWERGFFLSAAGKFGGDFLVYPGDPLRFHAHYIAQCWAPGDPIPLQDLVSAGRLGTSVRKTLLLCSPQPDGKVVYTSLQWASLQ is encoded by the exons ATGTGGAGGGGCCACAGCGTCGGTTCCCTTCGGAG GAGGATGCTGGTGGTGGAGGTGGCGAACGGCCGCTCCCTGGTGTGGGGGGCCGAGGCGGTGCAGGCGCTGCGGGAGCGCCTGGGAGTAGGGGGCCGCACGGTGGGCGCCCTGCCCCGCGGACCCCGCCAGAACTCGCGCCTGGGCCTCCCGCTGCTGCTGATGCCCGAAGAAGCGCGGCTGCTGGCCGAGATCGGCGCGGTGACCCTAGTCAGCGCCCCGCGCCCGGATCCCCGCCAACACAGCCTG GCATTGGCATCCTTCAAGCGCCAGCAAGAGCAGGGCTTCCAGGAGCAAAGTGCTCTGGCAGCTGAGGCCCGTGAGACCCGTCGTCAGGAGCTCCTAGAGAAGATTGCAGAGGGCCAGGCTGCGAAGAAGCAGAAGCTGGAACAGAAATCAGGGACCAGCGGGAGCCAGGAGGCCGGTGGGAACCAAGCTGCAGAAGAGAACGAGGCCAGTGCTGGCCAGGCTGCTGGAGAGCATGAGGAAGCAGGTGAAG gctcctcctctccccagccaGGACCTTCAAATGGGGTGGCTCCTTTGCCCAGGTCTGCTCTGCTCATCCAGCTGGCCACTGCTAGGCCTCGGCCCATCAAGGCTAGGCCCCTGGACTGGCGTGTCCAGTCCAAAGACTGGCCCCACGCTGGCCGTCCTGCCCACGAGCTTCGCTACAGCATCTACAGAGACCTGTGGGAGCGAGGCTTCTTCCTCAGTGCGGCTGGCAAGTTCGGGGGCGACTTCCTGGTCTATCCCG GCGACCCGCTCCGTTTCCACGCTCACTACATCGCTCAGTGCTGGGCTCCCGGGGACCCCATCCCACTCCAGGACCTGGTTTCTGCTGGCCGCCTCGGCACCAGTGTCAGAAAGACACTGCTGCTTTGCTCTCCGCAGCCTGATGGTAAGGTGGTCTACACATCCCTGCAGTGGGCCAGCCTGCAGTGA
- the TSEN34 gene encoding tRNA-splicing endonuclease subunit Sen34 isoform X3 has translation MLVVEVANGRSLVWGAEAVQALRERLGVGGRTVGALPRGPRQNSRLGLPLLLMPEEARLLAEIGAVTLVSAPRPDPRQHSLALASFKRQQEQGFQEQSALAAEARETRRQELLEKIAEGQAAKKQKLEQKSGTSGSQEAGGNQAAEENEASAGQAAGEHEEAGEGSSSPQPGPSNGVAPLPRSALLIQLATARPRPIKARPLDWRVQSKDWPHAGRPAHELRYSIYRDLWERGFFLSAAGKFGGDFLVYPGDPLRFHAHYIAQCWAPGDPIPLQDLVSAGRLGTSVRKTLLLCSPQPDGKVVYTSLQWASLQ, from the exons ATGCTGGTGGTGGAGGTGGCGAACGGCCGCTCCCTGGTGTGGGGGGCCGAGGCGGTGCAGGCGCTGCGGGAGCGCCTGGGAGTAGGGGGCCGCACGGTGGGCGCCCTGCCCCGCGGACCCCGCCAGAACTCGCGCCTGGGCCTCCCGCTGCTGCTGATGCCCGAAGAAGCGCGGCTGCTGGCCGAGATCGGCGCGGTGACCCTAGTCAGCGCCCCGCGCCCGGATCCCCGCCAACACAGCCTG GCATTGGCATCCTTCAAGCGCCAGCAAGAGCAGGGCTTCCAGGAGCAAAGTGCTCTGGCAGCTGAGGCCCGTGAGACCCGTCGTCAGGAGCTCCTAGAGAAGATTGCAGAGGGCCAGGCTGCGAAGAAGCAGAAGCTGGAACAGAAATCAGGGACCAGCGGGAGCCAGGAGGCCGGTGGGAACCAAGCTGCAGAAGAGAACGAGGCCAGTGCTGGCCAGGCTGCTGGAGAGCATGAGGAAGCAGGTGAAG gctcctcctctccccagccaGGACCTTCAAATGGGGTGGCTCCTTTGCCCAGGTCTGCTCTGCTCATCCAGCTGGCCACTGCTAGGCCTCGGCCCATCAAGGCTAGGCCCCTGGACTGGCGTGTCCAGTCCAAAGACTGGCCCCACGCTGGCCGTCCTGCCCACGAGCTTCGCTACAGCATCTACAGAGACCTGTGGGAGCGAGGCTTCTTCCTCAGTGCGGCTGGCAAGTTCGGGGGCGACTTCCTGGTCTATCCCG GCGACCCGCTCCGTTTCCACGCTCACTACATCGCTCAGTGCTGGGCTCCCGGGGACCCCATCCCACTCCAGGACCTGGTTTCTGCTGGCCGCCTCGGCACCAGTGTCAGAAAGACACTGCTGCTTTGCTCTCCGCAGCCTGATGGTAAGGTGGTCTACACATCCCTGCAGTGGGCCAGCCTGCAGTGA